In Lonchura striata isolate bLonStr1 chromosome 14, bLonStr1.mat, whole genome shotgun sequence, one genomic interval encodes:
- the MAGT1 gene encoding LOW QUALITY PROTEIN: dolichyl-diphosphooligosaccharide--protein glycosyltransferase subunit MAGT1 (The sequence of the model RefSeq protein was modified relative to this genomic sequence to represent the inferred CDS: inserted 1 base in 1 codon; deleted 1 base in 1 codon) encodes MARLQLAALPHFVQSKAGRDPRAGASANQRLVGGASXPAGRGGRSGAAMAALPVPLLALLLLLLAGCGGPGAAGQRRKEMVLSEKVNQLMEWASKRSVIRMNGDKFRRLVKAPPRNYSVIVMFTALQPHRQCVVCKQADEEYQILANSWRYSSAFTNKIFFAMIDFDEGSDVFQMLNMNSAPTFINFPAKGKPKRGDTYELQVRGFAAEQLARWVADRTDVHIRVIRPPNYAGPLMLGLLLAVIGGLVYLRGSNLDFLYNKTGWAFAALCFVLAMTSGQMWNHIRGPPYAHKNPHTGQVNYIHGSSQAQFVAETHIVLLFNGGVTLGMVLLHEAATSDMDVGKRKIMCIAGIGLVVLFFSWLLSVFRSKYHGYPYSFLMS; translated from the exons ATGGCGCGGCTCCAGCTCGCCGCGCTCCCGCAC TTCGTCCAATCGAAGGCCGGCAGGGACCCTCGAGCCGGCGCCTCCGCCAATCAGCGTCTCGTGGGCGGGGCCT cgccggcggggcggggcgggcggagcggggcggccaTGGCGGCGCTGCCGGTGCcgctgctggcgctgctgctgctgctgctggcgggATGTGGCGGGCCCGGCGCCGCGGGGCAGAGGCGCAAGGAG ATGGTGTTATCAGAAAAAGTGAACCAGCTAATGGAGTGGGCCAGTAAGAGATCTGTGATCCGAATGAATGGAGACAAATTCCGGCGCCTCGTGAAGGCACCTCCCAGGAACTACTCAGTGATTGTGATGTTCACTGCTCTTCAGCCTCACAGACAGTGTGTTGTGTGCAA GCAAGCTGATGAGGAATACCAGATTCTGGCAAACTCCTGGAGGTATTCCAGTGCATTTACcaacaagattttttttgctaTGATAGATTTTGATGAAGGCTCAGATGTGTTTCAGATG CTGAACATGAATTCTGCCCCCACTTTCATTAACTTCCCTGCCAAGGGGAAGCCCAAGCGGGGGGACACCTACGAGCTGCAGGTGCGCGGctttgcagcagagcagctggcacGCTGGGTGGCTGACAGGACAGACGTCCAC ATCCGTGTGATAAGGCCACCAAACTATGCTGGACCCTTGATGCTGGGGTTGCTGCTGGCTGTCATTGGAGGCCTTGTGTATTTGCGGGGCAGCAATCTGGATTTTCTCTATAACAAAACTGGCTGGGCCTTTGCTGCTCTG tgTTTTGTGTTAGCAATGACATCAGGCCAGATGTGGAACCACATCAGAGGCCCCCCCTATGCTCATAAGAATCCCCATACAGGACAAGTG AATTATATCCATGGAAGCAGCCAAGCCCAGTTTGTGGCAGAAACACATATAGTTCTGCTGTTCA ATGGTGGAGTTACTTTAGGAATGGTCCTTCTCCATGAAGCTGCTACTTCTGACATGGatgtggggaaaagaaaaa TTATGTGCATTGCTGGCATTGGCTTGGTGGTGCTGTTCTTCAGCTGGCTGCTGTCTGTCTTCAGATCCAAATACCACGGCTACCCCTACAG TTTCCTAATGAGTTAA